Below is a window of Lytechinus variegatus isolate NC3 chromosome 4, Lvar_3.0, whole genome shotgun sequence DNA.
ATCTACCATGTCTACATACCCTTACAAGTACAAGAGCATTGATGACACTAACGTTCGTTTAGTTCTTCTAGAATGTAACAATAACGACATTTTGcctaatattttgtataatagCAGTCAAACTTGAATTCAAATTACACAATTTAACATAAATCTTTCAAATCAATACTTCAGTGACTCCTATCATCATACAATCACTAAGAGTTATCAATTCACCAGATCTTTCTCATGGAAGCTCCTCATACTGTATATattatttcactatttttttttatctttaccTGCTAGTCGAGCTTCCGCCGTAAATCCGCGACCCTTTGCAAGCACACCAGTAGTTCCACTGTAGTCGATAAGCAGGCTGGAGTGTCTCGAAAAGATGACCGTGGAGGCATTGAGGATACCTGTGCAAGTGAACACAATGCTTCCAGCTCCTGTTGGTGGTACATCGAAGATGCCGACTTGCCCACTGACTGCGACGTCGAACAATGTAAGCTCTATATGCTCCTCTGGGGGACAGGTAATAGTGATTTTGCAGTAAAGAGACACGCTAGAAGGGACAGAGGTGCCGTAGAGAGGAGTGGTGAACGTCAGACTGGGATAAGACTCGGTGATGTCCATGACACCCCCACACAGACCAGTTACGGTGTCGGAGAAAGAATCtgaaatataaattatataagaagaaaattaatattacgGAGGGTGTACTCTATCAGAAAAAAAACCACAGTCCCGATGGTGTGATCAGTGTGGCGCAATGAGAATACACTGTGACCCTGTGTTCACAGTGTTGATACACTGTGAAAATGGGATAAATCCACATAGTCCTAACATTGTAACCACATTGTTCTCAGCATGCGTATACAGTATATCACACTGTGATTGACACTGTGTTCTTTTTAGGCAGGTTACAGCCGAAATTAAGTTTATCTGGTACGTCTGCAGCGCCAGGAGCCAGACGGCTGCACTCGCCAAACATGGATGAAATCTATTAGAACCAACAGCCGTGCCCACCTTGAATCTGTGCTTGAGCAAGGAATCCTGGTCCATTCGGAGAAGCACTGTCATCTTCATAAACTATAGTGATGCCCTCTCGGGAAGAAACAATGACTGCATCTCCATCTTGCAGATCACCTTGAAAACTACCAACCATGTAAGAAGCCGATGAAGGATGGTCATACACCCtcaccatttcattttcagtagtATTCAAGACGAGGAAAGTTAGAGCCACTTGCTTTTCAGAAGGCGCTTTTATGTGCATTATACACTCCATGAATGCATCGGCAGCAGTCAGCGGATTCCCGAAGAATGGGGACGATATGTTGACGAAACGTAGTTCATCGCTCAATTCAATTGTACCTCCGCAGAATCCGAGCTCCGTGGACGAGATCCCACctgaattaaaaataacaatgtaGAACCTTGTAGTATAAAAGGAAAacggatttttttcaaattaaatccATGGATACTTGCGAGCggccataggcggcggaagtggggggggggcagatcccccccaaaaattgaggtgggggggggaacggtcccccctaaattttagttgataagctcttttttttcctcgtcaattttgtttcctgcgtcccccctaaattctggtgaACCCCCCTTAAAATGTATTCCCCCCAAAAtctaggttgatgaccttttttttgcttgtcaaatttttttacatgtgtccgtcacaaaatttcaggtagacccccctaatttttttgacttccgccgccaatgcgaGCGGCTCAGGACTACTTGCAAAACGAGCCGTACACCAAAGCGGATACACACGCCCATCCAGCCTCACGTACACACCCTCCTGCGCAACTTCCCATGCACGCACACATACCCACAAACGCACACCATTACGGACGGAGATCAACGACTATTCTATTACATAATCGATAGCTGAGGACTATGGTCAACCGAGGATCACATTAACTTTACATCCGAGAGCATCCTTTGAACCCTTAACGGTGATTCGGGATGCAGGCTTGAGCATACGAAGTCCTCGACTCGCTCTGTGTCCTCATTTAATACGTgcagtttttattcaaatcctcAGTTGCTGGTGTTGATAAGTGCAATTTGTCTTTCATTTCTTCAGATTATTGTTATCCTTTTAAAtgatttcataatttgtatttgTACAAGGGGTCAGTGATAGATCTAGTactagattattttttttcacggTTATTATTACTTTTGTTACTGCTATCCTAATTCTTATCATTTTATCATCttcttttcaatgtttttattactattataattattgttattatcattattagttaGCTGAAAAGGAGGAACGGGTCTCGGAAATGATGGTGCCAAGCGTCATCACAAGGTTCTACTCGACAAGATCCAAGGTATCACGAAGCCTgctctacttctactactattattactacactaattctactactacttctactactactactactactactttctAATCTAATTTATActgattttttattatgataatagaaaatatacttttattgctttatattactaTTTAATTACCGAAGTCGTATATTCGAACTTCTGCGCTGAAACCCTTTCCATTGTAATGACTTGTCACGTCTTGCATGTCCAACGTCAGTCCCCCACGCGTAGAAATGATGATGGCACTCCCGTTCAAGATACCGTAGAAATGAAACAGTTGGTAACTGGATAAAGTTGATGAGGGATGATCGTAGACTGTAATCTGCTTGTCCATAGTGGTTTCGATGTCTTTTAAAGTGAGCTTAACCTGATAGTTGGTTGGTGCTTTTATGTACATCTTGCAGAGTGTAACAACACTGTCTACAATCGGGATGTCGTAGACTGGGGTTGAAAAAGCAACACGAGGCGTTGTAAAGGTGAGTACCATTGAACCGCCGCAGAAGCCAGGTTGGTAAGCCGGCAATTCTCcaaagaacaaaaaagtgtTTAGAGTGTTATtagtatcatttttatcatcaatatcattatttttactattatcattattattactattattattatttgttttttttcgtCACCTGTCTGGGAGGCGAAAGGTGAACTGAATCGCTATGACCAATAGGTCTCTCTTCCGTTAGATTTTTGATCATCAATTACAGTCGATTCTAAAATCGCTTACTTATTTCGCATCGTTCAGAGACTTGTTTATTCTATGCATTTATGCAAATCATGTGCGCTCGTGAACGATGAGAAGGCCGATAAACGGGGTGTAGTGCTATACATAATATGAGCATCGTTCTTTATGTAGACCAATTTGTAGCTACGGGTAATGTCCGGGGGTAAcggaaagggggaaaaaagagaagccgaagaagaaaaagaggaagaaggaaatgaagaagcagaggaagaagaagaagaagaaagagcaTGTGTTAAGTTTGTGAATGACACTCTTTTTGAGCAGTGGGCtagatttatccaagtcctctcgtggctgaattcatgtccctgcaaaatctcgtgaattgtgagactttctttctcgaagaatttaaccactttttgttggagtaaaattgataatttttgtaccattgggaagagtaaatgttactctttcatattggttatttcttttgaataaaatattttgataaataagtgatttttttaccagaaaagatgcatcaaacaaaaatttcttcctctgttttcacttgcaaattgtgcaacattttgtgttttaggtaccaacattatttatatcatcagaaagctcaaactctatactttcttacaatgtcactcttgatatgtggcatcttttagatgggtcagcagccagctttttccatcaagatgcaagacgagatttctaaaatttctgagtaacataaaatccagagttctgattggctgaataatgttttcacaacaacaggcgcgggttatttgaagagattaccacatggtgagtgtgaccttgcagaggcccagtgtggggaacattggaatttgcgtgggtgtgtggtctctgtgaccaatcagagtgcagtatccttgtttttgagctgctaaatgtacttggcctatgaaaagctggctgctgacccatctaagatacatcttcttatacaaattatatcatattaaagcgtagatcttcagctttattatgatctgaaaatcatttgtactcaaacagaaatcaagtgtgaaaacaacaacatttgttgcatgaaaaaatcattttgtttcatgttttatatcaaaagttttccctatattacaacattttttaaaaaattccaaacacatgacctaaaagaatgattcttcttctttacaaagataccaaaaatgaaatttggttaatatttagagcagcaatggcagaataaaaagacgtgttttggttcgcaccaagctcattaactatgcaaaaaccctatagtcatgaatatcacttggataaaagaagctactttttcagggcttgccgactgactgtgaGCTTCCGACCATTCGACTGAAAATAACTTGAATAGGTGTTATTAGAGATTTTTAGAATTATTTACCAAGAATACTAGCCTCAGCTGCATAACCAGGTCCGTTGTAAGCATCACTGCGGTCTTCCAAGATTACTGTCAATCCGACATTCGATGAATACAGGACTGTTGGCGTCCTGACGGTCCCATATAGATAGGCGATACGGGAACTAGTGGCTGTCGGGTGATCATATACTGATATTCTTTCATCGGTCGTTGTCTCGATATCCCAGAATGTCAAAAGGACTTTTTGCCCAGATGGACTTGTGATGTGAAATGAACAATCGACGTGCAGACTGTTTGTTGACGGGTTGTTGTAAAGGGGCGAGGAAAGTGAAATTATCGGTGTCGACATAGTTAGGTCAGCCGTACCGCCACAGAATCCATGTTGGTTGGATTGCAATGGATCTGCAAGATAtttgtaagaaaagaagaaaaaaaaaacccttttatTCCCGCAATCCTAtgtccttattttttatttatatttttgtgtgCAATTCTTCACTTTCTGCCTTTTGTTTACAATCCTGAAATAATAATTGGTATAGGTGAGAAATATGGTAACGTACCCATGCACCACATATAAAGTATATGGAAGATTTTATGAAACGTAGGAACAGGGAGGTGAGACTTTTCAATTGAGAACATATGAAGCAAAGGATCTGAAAGTAAATTGTAATTTCCTTTTCTCCGGTATTTCCTCGAAATGTCTATCAAGTTCATGTAAGCATGGTTATGTCGTGTCCTTACACCATGTTAAGCGTTCCAATTATCCTGCGCCTTTGCTAACATACAATTATTTCCCGCTTAATTGTacaagatagaaagaaaataagaaaaagtcaCCTAAAATGCTAGCTTCCCCAAAGAACCCTCTTTCAGCGTTGGACTTCGACAGATCAGAGTAAACCACAGTCAGCCCGCCCTCAGACGACAAATAAACAACACTTGTATTCAGAGGACCGTAGAGTGTCGATATCAGGTTATTGTGGTACGATCGAGGATGGTCGTGCACACGAAAATTTGAACCCAAAGGACTGTCAAAGTTATGCACCCTGAATCGAACTTGTTGTCCTGAGTCGCTCGTAATGGAAAGGACGCAACTAATATCGACCTCAGCCAGTGAAGACATCTTGTACAACGGAGTAGTAAAATTAAAGCGAGGCATCGATTCTGTCAATACGATTTCACCTCCGCAGAAACCCAGTTCAAAAGATGAAGATGTATCTGCAAcgtcatgaaaaaaaacccaaacgTTTCTAACACCTTGTCCCTCTTGGTAGGttattatcaataaatttttatgtaaatcattttatcaatttattgtGTCTCGTATTGTTACAGATAATGCCTCGCACAAAGAATTTTGTATTCTCCATCTCTTTAAAGGTCATGTCCACCCcacgaaaatgttgatatgaccCAATcaagtagagaaaaatcaaataagcatatcgctgaaaatgtcatcaaaattggaagtgaaataaaaaaaaaaattatggcatttctaagtttaatttcacaaaacagttatatgtacatcccggtcggtatgcaaatgaggtggTGGCATAACTctctctcggggggggggggtttactttatatgaaaaatgaaacaatctaattttcccctcattgttCTGTAAAACAAGGTTTTATTTCTCCGCAAACTTGTGGAATTACCACTGCTTAATATTCTGTGGCTCAGTTAAGTTGGtactcattgtcaaatctgtgaaaattgaaatattgcataattcaaacaataaaaaatctaAGGAAATAGTGAGAGATGAACATCAACTGACACGTTTGCATGACACTGAGTTGTgcaaatcattgttttgtgaaaaaataagctaaattaaaaaatgccatatctttctcattttacatctgatttttatgacattttcagcgttatgcagTTTGATATTTGAAACTATCAGTTAGGATAAACATCCATATAACAGTTATAAGATATCAGAAATGAGATGAGAATAGATGAGAATAATTTCATGTTACTGGTACAAGGTGAAAGCTCATGTCAGATCAAATAACTTGGATAAGTACTAATATTTTGATAGTAACCCGAAAAAATACTTGATAACGATAAATGAAACCTGTTTGCGTCAACCGATATATTGGATATCACAAATGATgtgaattgaaaagaatattttatgtcaaggtcaaaggtaagaATTTAACTAAGTTTAAAGTTGACAATTTATTGACGCCAAATGACCATTAAGTAACCTAAGTAAGCAGACTCAGCCATTCGATTTGGTGACATGCCTACtattatatataatattcatgaaatatgtCCTTGTACTTTCAGAGTTGCGATGACAATTCAAAAACTAATCCTTGGTTAAGACTGAAATGTTGATACCACAAAATAATATGGCTAATGTAGTATCACGTATGTCCTTCCATGAATTTCAGGCTGTCACATGATCATGGCCAAAGATCgtttagggttaatgaactttgaccatgttcgTGGTATCAACATTGCAACAAATTAGTTTTTAAAGTGTCGAATAACTTTGAAAGTGGAAGgacatatttcatgaaaaaggttTTCAAGTAAATTGGTGAATATCAGGTCAGTatgaggtcaaaggtaattttgggGAACATTGTTTTGAacttaacaagtggaacgctTCTGGCAGCCGTTGCAAGAAGCGTTCCACGACATCACCTGCACTAAGATATTCAATGAAGCACCAGTGcttacttaaaaaaatgaaataccagCATTCACTTAAGATTAATCGTTTttcaaaaagagaaaaggaactTCATCTTACatccaaagttcactgacctcaagtgaccttttaccttgactgaaaaatttcctttcatttgaTAACATTTGTGATCCCAAAAAAGGTCTTATTCAAAGAttatgagcaaaattattgtaaaaaatagatCTAAAATGAACCTTGACCCAGTAACTAGAAATCATATCTAAACTCTTtaaaaaattttgtttaattttgacCCCCTATTGACCACTGACCTTTAAATGGAAAACTGAAAGTCATTTATCTATTTGctgatacttgattatccttATATGGAAGTTTTATAGAATAGGGACTTGAAAAATTAGGCctagattgaaaatgaaattcttaGCAATGGTTAAGTTTTGGGTAGAGAAATCACATCATGGTCAAAGCGCATTAACCCTAAAAttaatgacccttgaccttgatcacgtgacaAGAAACACACGCAAGATGATCTATGATACTATTACCCATACCCTTTGTAGGTTATCATgacctttcaaatatttaaccTTGGTTAAAATTTACACTAAACATGGTCAAACCTCAGTGAAactatgacctttgactttgatcacgTAACCTGAAACACGTGATAAATGCTTAGAAAAGGCATGTATGACACACTGGTAAAACAGCTCCCTTCTTGAAAGGTATGTCCAGGTTGCTTAGTCTGATATacttaatttgatatttgatatgAGTCTGAGTTTGGAAATACTTGATTGTTTGATACTGTTTGATTCTGTTTGATTCTTGATGTAACAAAAACAAAGCTACTCACAAATATCCTACACATCAGTCCGACGAATTTATCTACCTCTACCCCGGACAATTCTTGCTAAATCAATATTCACTTTCGAAGGCCCTTGATTTGGGGGCACTCTTGATAATACCAAAGATTTTCCCTTCCTAAACTCTTTTTAAATTTAAGTTTAAAAAATTCTTCATGATACTCGTCAGTtgatttaactcttcatcactcaaacatgattttgtttaggtataattctaaaaaaatgcacatgtaTTGGCTGACGATGGTGAGATATGGATACTTCTCATGAATTCCTTAAAAATAATCCTTTAGGGCTCAATATACACAAAAATTAAGCTTAGAAAGTTTCTTCAAGATACTCGTCAGTAGATTTAACCCTTCATCACtcaaacattattttctttcaaattgttttataaagCATTACGAACACCGTTTTTGTGAACACTTTTCGTTATCTGTTAATCCGTAAGATTCCCTGTGATTACAAGGGCAGGAATCTGGAGAATTTTGATCTcgctttctttccttttgtgATGTGAATAAATGTAATGAAATCTTTCAACTTTAGATTAAAGGAATATCGGTTAAACAAGTCAAACGTCAGAACGGCGGGGGTGGGAAGAATGCGTTTGATCTGTATTTTTTTCGTAACAAGATGTCAGATTGAAACCTTTCCTTCATTGAAGAACACAGCTGCACAGCCttattaaaattatttcctTCTGTATCTAACCTGAATCTGTAAATGCGAGCTCagcaaatgaggaaaatatgTCCTCCCTCTCAGTAGAAATGTAACtgagtaaatacatgtatgtgattcgACATGCACgttattatattcatattcctCTCCATGTTAGTATGCTGCATATATGTTCGTCGTATGAATACATCCTGTATCTACTACAAGAGTGAGCGATCGTTGACAAAGTGCTTTTCTGTAAAATTTaaattgtcaatattttggCCTCTAGTCTTTGCAGGTATAAATGGAGCGTGAAGGCTGATATAGCATTAAAGCCTTATATTGTAGATATCTAAACGACACGGCTAGGTTTTATCCTGAAAACCTTTCCCGGTTAGGTTAGCTTTGAAGAAAAGGACAGGCCTACATTACGTCTCCGTGTTTCGAGAACCCTTTGACATCAATTTTAATGCAATGATAAGATGATGATTGAGATAAAGGAAAGGCCTGGCTATATAAGAACAGGACGATACATACCCAGGACCTGAGCTTCAGCAGAGTAACCTTTTCCGTTGTCTGGATAACGTGTATCATCGTAGAGCAATGTGAGTCCTCCTGTCGAAGAGTACACGACTAAAGGGACATCAATGACACCATTAACACTCATCAACACGTAGTTTAACGCAGCTGTAGGATTGTCGAAGACATGCACTTGTTCGTATTCATTTTCCGCTGTTTCTATCCTAGAGAAAAGAACCCGAACCTGTTTTCCTAAAGGGCTCGTGATATGGATCTCACATTTGGAGAAGGCACTGTTAAAAGGATTGTTGTTGATCGGCGAGGAGAATGTCACATTTGGCAAGAAGGAAGACAGGGCGAATGTTCCCCCGCAGAATCCTCGTTGGTTGAGTTCAATGTCCCCATCCATCCAATCTTAAATGAAATGGGAAACGAATGGGGTATATTATGATCAGAACACAAAGAGAAAGAacgcttaaaggggaatccagccttggccataaaatgttatgttgggaaggagaaaaataaattaaacagaatggtgaaagtttgaaagaaattgggcaagcaatgagaaagttatagctgctttaacattgagatcactaatactatgtagatttcaaattggcaactgtgtcagtaaattatgacaaggggcaaggacaactttcccataggccatgtactttattatcagggatttgtggttttctcctaagtacccattcccctggggcagtaatctaaatataacccatgtagtatattgttttatgtcctcatgaaagaaaaatataatttgaaataaaacttttgggaaaaatgacattttagccataatatgtattggagtacatggaagagtagtccttgccttacatcactatgacatcccatacgtggccaatttgaagtctccatgggtatagtgattaccaatatttacaacttttaaaaattcataactttcttgttgtttgtccaatattgttcaaactttcacctatcaacttgtctgatttttcttttccttataaaaacaagtttttatttgggttggattcccctttaaatgttaCAGAAAAACCCAGTGGTGGCACTTCTCTGAATATAATTTGAATCATTGTCCTTCAATAGATTACCTTGAGTAGTTCTTTAGTAGTTACTTACACATAAATTTGCCTATGTACAATCTTCGGGGACATGAATTCTCTTTGACCGAGTCAAAATCATacttaaaaatgtaaataacacATGTTTATCATATTCTGTTCtgcaaagaaaaatgaagaacaaAAATGCTTTGCCTTGGGCTAAAAGAAGGGATAGATGGGGAAATGGCGAACACTATGTTAGCGTGAATATATCATGAACCGTTGCATACACTACCTAAAAGCCGAACCTCGGCTTTAAAACCGGGTCCATTGAATGAGTTACTCCCGTCTATGTAATTGAGAGTTAATC
It encodes the following:
- the LOC121413988 gene encoding cubilin-like — translated: MSTPIISLSSPLYNNPSTNSLHVDCSFHITSPSGQKVLLTFWDIETTTDERISVYDHPTATSSRIAYLYGTVRTPTVLYSSNVGLTVILEDRSDAYNGPGYAAEASILELPAYQPGFCGGSMVLTFTTPRVAFSTPVYDIPIVDSVVTLCKMYIKAPTNYQVKLTLKDIETTMDKQITVYDHPSSTLSSYQLFHFYGILNGSAIIISTRGGLTLDMQDVTSHYNGKGFSAEVRIYDFGGISSTELGFCGGTIELSDELRFVNISSPFFGNPLTAADAFMECIMHIKAPSEKQVALTFLVLNTTENEMVRVYDHPSSASYMVGSFQGDLQDGDAVIVSSREGITIVYEDDSASPNGPGFLAQAQIQDSFSDTVTGLCGGVMDITESYPSLTFTTPLYGTSVPSSVSLYCKITITCPPEEHIELTLFDVAVSGQVGIFDVPPTGAGSIVFTCTGILNASTVIFSRHSSLLIDYSGTTGVLAKGRGFTAEARLAGGNSSNIDGFCGGTVSLSESLPSATITTPLYGLTSQFGLHLECTMHITSTPGTQVQLTFIDFETTASEGLAIYDQPLSTYNKIAYFSGKLDVRTTVSSSRGGLTLTYQDDSDLYNGQGYLSEASLLDIQPISLERSCGGYVALNKNVLPRMTITSPLYDTSSPSNVTISCWWFFSNILRDRQIEVVLKNVGISGDERINVYDHPSSQSYLIASLSGPSADSIFTSTRYGLSIYLEDISPGANGGGFIIDARLQGTETTMSPTSSSNMLPTVTTDVLSTKGAGEMTQSNPDTSITLTTSTSVSSSTTHALEENGTTPVDNLIGIAAGVASSVAVVILAIAIITLIAIRSRRKRHENGASAASGSSVKPPSPPPRGDGSRSHETTFTYGKDDGSLVDDVGDDHHYSRAVYSAIDNKPGDEEEDHYYMIPQSCEESDVITEGPTYVNDHVTKPRRYLGQHVTHGNDTELV